The following proteins are encoded in a genomic region of Desulfitobacterium chlororespirans DSM 11544:
- a CDS encoding D-serine ammonia-lyase has translation MTGKSPEVIPHTPVMEDLRAAREIFWINPHYQATKEVKEAQFGISLSDILAAEERLRRFAPYLAKAFPETQPAQGLIESPIVSIKRMQSYLESRYGVQIPGDIWLKCDHQLPISGSIKARGGIYEVLKHAEEILIKQGRLTREDDYAILKDSSFRDVLSHYRIAVGSTGNLGLSIGVMGAELGFKVTIHMSADAKGWKKALLRAKGVEVIEYTSDYSKAVEEGRRQAEDDPRCHFIDDENSRDLFLGYAVAGLRLKEQLEKLNRKVDADHPLFVYLPCGVGGGPGGVTFGLKQVFQEHVHCFFAEPTHSPCMVLGLATGLHDGIAVQDIGLDNKTEADGLAVGRASRFVGKIMEGLLSGAFTVEDAELFRLLQALDQAEGIQCEPSALAGMAGPARLLLCQEGPQYIREHRLEEGLKKGTHLIWATGGSLVPEEVMKDYLSRGK, from the coding sequence ATGACAGGGAAAAGCCCTGAGGTTATACCCCATACTCCCGTGATGGAGGATTTGCGGGCAGCCAGGGAAATTTTCTGGATTAATCCTCATTATCAGGCAACGAAGGAAGTCAAGGAGGCCCAATTCGGAATCAGTCTCTCCGATATCCTCGCTGCAGAAGAACGATTGCGGCGCTTTGCACCTTACCTGGCTAAAGCTTTCCCGGAGACACAGCCGGCTCAAGGTCTCATTGAGTCCCCCATTGTCTCTATAAAAAGGATGCAGAGCTATTTAGAATCCCGTTATGGCGTGCAGATACCTGGGGATATCTGGCTGAAATGCGATCATCAGCTGCCGATTTCCGGCTCCATCAAAGCACGGGGTGGGATTTATGAAGTTCTCAAACATGCCGAAGAAATTCTTATCAAACAGGGCCGATTGACCAGGGAAGACGATTATGCCATATTAAAGGATTCTTCGTTCAGAGACGTTTTGTCCCATTATAGAATTGCGGTGGGCTCCACAGGAAATCTCGGCTTGAGCATCGGCGTGATGGGAGCTGAATTGGGCTTTAAAGTCACAATCCATATGTCTGCCGATGCCAAAGGGTGGAAAAAGGCTCTTTTGCGCGCCAAGGGGGTGGAGGTGATTGAATACACCTCCGACTATAGTAAGGCTGTGGAAGAAGGCCGCCGGCAGGCTGAAGATGATCCCCGCTGTCATTTTATTGACGATGAAAATTCCCGGGATCTATTTTTAGGCTATGCTGTAGCAGGACTGAGACTTAAGGAGCAATTAGAAAAATTGAACCGTAAGGTTGATGCCGACCACCCTCTTTTTGTCTACCTGCCCTGTGGGGTGGGAGGAGGACCGGGGGGAGTGACCTTTGGCTTAAAGCAGGTGTTCCAGGAGCATGTTCATTGTTTCTTTGCCGAGCCGACCCATTCTCCCTGTATGGTGTTGGGATTAGCGACAGGACTCCACGATGGCATCGCTGTTCAGGATATTGGGCTGGATAACAAGACCGAAGCCGATGGGTTGGCCGTAGGCAGAGCTTCCCGCTTCGTAGGCAAGATCATGGAAGGCTTGCTGAGTGGGGCCTTCACCGTGGAGGATGCAGAACTTTTCCGCTTGCTGCAGGCTCTTGATCAAGCAGAGGGGATACAATGCGAGCCCTCGGCTTTGGCAGGAATGGCCGGCCCGGCCCGGCTCCTGTTGTGCCAGGAAGGCCCTCAATATATCAGGGAGCACCGGCTTGAAGAGGGATTAAAAAAGGGAACCCATCTGATTTGGGCGACCGGCGGCAGTCTCGTCCCTGAGGAAGTTATGAAAGACTATCTGTCACGAGGAAAATAG
- a CDS encoding class I SAM-dependent methyltransferase, with product MKTIDKNVLAGYNAGIERDRLRTDLGLIEFERTKELLMETLPKPPSVIYDIGGGYGEYSWWLASLGYEVHLFDISETNIAMSEELSSCYPEVKLAAREVADARDIPRSDSSADAILLMGPLYHIVEKSERLLAIKECFRLLKKNGHLFTAAITPYATLLWATSVFGTRNRLLEEDSFMNMVARELLDGEHIKPTNSNYRGIGRSHFHSADELKAELSEGGFHSHVVHGVVGGAWLAPNIDELWKNTDSREALMKTVRMLDIRDDIMGLSTHILAISQK from the coding sequence ATGAAAACTATAGACAAAAATGTTCTGGCTGGATATAATGCCGGAATTGAACGCGATAGGCTTCGAACAGATTTGGGCCTTATTGAATTTGAACGCACAAAGGAATTGTTGATGGAGACGCTCCCCAAACCTCCGTCAGTTATATATGATATTGGCGGGGGATATGGTGAATACTCATGGTGGCTTGCCTCTCTTGGATATGAGGTGCATCTCTTTGACATTTCCGAAACGAACATTGCGATGTCTGAAGAGTTGAGTTCATGTTATCCGGAAGTAAAACTGGCAGCAAGAGAAGTAGCTGATGCAAGAGATATCCCACGTTCTGATTCAAGCGCAGACGCAATACTATTGATGGGACCTCTTTATCATATTGTGGAAAAATCAGAGCGGCTATTGGCTATAAAAGAGTGTTTTCGCCTTTTGAAGAAAAATGGCCATTTGTTTACGGCGGCTATTACGCCATACGCAACGTTATTATGGGCAACCTCCGTTTTTGGAACTCGAAATAGATTGCTTGAAGAAGACTCTTTTATGAATATGGTTGCCAGAGAGCTTCTGGACGGTGAGCATATAAAGCCAACGAACAGCAACTATAGAGGAATAGGACGTTCGCATTTTCATAGTGCGGATGAACTGAAGGCTGAATTATCTGAAGGCGGATTTCATTCTCATGTTGTTCATGGTGTAGTTGGTGGTGCCTGGTTGGCTCCGAATATTGACGAACTATGGAAAAATACTGATTCCCGTGAGGCACTGATGAAAACTGTAAGAATGCTTGATATAAGAGATGATATTATGGGACTTTCCACACATATCTTAGCAATTTCTCAGAAGTGA
- the rsgA gene encoding ribosome small subunit-dependent GTPase A, which produces MNCQYELKELGWNDAWQELFQPYLKSGFYPGRIAAEYRDRFKVWTELGEVWAVVSGKMRYAALERSDLPAVGDWVALEGRAESMMDHEDQDVIIQSILPRKSKFSRKAAGKTSAEQIVATNIDTVFLVNALNFDFNVRRIERYLTLAWESGAHPVLILSKTDLCDDVEEKVGQVQDAAPGVDILPISCATGDGVSAIAPYTRQGQTIALLGSSGAGKSTLVNYLLGQNVQLTYEVREKDSRGRHTTTSRELFLLPQGGVLIDTPGMREIQLFGSGEGLSEAFEDIAAYAGNCRFSDCQHESEPGCAVQKAIAEGMLSEERYESYKKLQREARYISRKTNLQEQLEEKKKWKKITQQIKEHYQTKR; this is translated from the coding sequence TTGAATTGTCAATATGAACTTAAAGAACTGGGTTGGAATGATGCTTGGCAGGAGCTTTTTCAACCTTATTTAAAGTCTGGTTTCTATCCGGGCCGTATCGCGGCGGAATATCGCGATCGATTTAAAGTATGGACGGAATTGGGCGAGGTCTGGGCCGTCGTTTCGGGAAAAATGCGTTATGCTGCTTTGGAGCGCAGTGATTTGCCTGCTGTAGGAGATTGGGTCGCTCTGGAGGGCAGGGCGGAGAGTATGATGGATCATGAGGATCAGGATGTCATCATTCAGAGCATACTGCCCAGAAAAAGCAAATTTTCCCGCAAAGCTGCCGGAAAAACCTCGGCTGAGCAAATTGTTGCCACCAACATTGACACAGTGTTTCTTGTCAATGCTTTGAATTTCGATTTCAATGTGCGCAGAATTGAACGTTACCTGACCCTTGCTTGGGAGAGTGGGGCTCATCCAGTGCTCATTTTGAGTAAGACGGATCTTTGTGATGATGTTGAGGAGAAAGTCGGGCAAGTTCAAGATGCCGCCCCCGGTGTGGATATTCTGCCCATAAGCTGTGCTACAGGAGATGGAGTAAGTGCCATAGCTCCCTATACCCGGCAGGGGCAGACCATTGCTTTGCTGGGTTCATCAGGAGCCGGCAAGTCCACCTTGGTCAACTATCTCTTGGGCCAGAATGTCCAGCTGACTTATGAGGTTCGGGAGAAAGACAGCCGGGGCCGTCACACCACCACTTCCCGTGAGCTTTTTCTCCTGCCCCAGGGTGGGGTGTTGATTGATACCCCAGGCATGCGGGAGATTCAGCTTTTTGGCAGCGGCGAGGGCTTAAGTGAAGCTTTTGAAGATATCGCGGCCTATGCCGGGAACTGCCGTTTCTCCGATTGTCAGCATGAAAGTGAGCCTGGCTGCGCTGTGCAAAAGGCTATTGCTGAAGGAATGCTCAGCGAGGAACGCTATGAAAGCTATAAAAAGCTGCAGCGGGAAGCCCGTTATATTTCCCGCAAGACCAATCTTCAAGAACAGCTTGAAGAAAAGAAGAAGTGGAAAAAGATCACTCAGCAGATCAAAGAGCACTATCAGACGAAGCGCTAG
- a CDS encoding DUF2200 domain-containing protein encodes MEKPRIFAMSFSSIYPLYLQKAEKKGRTQKEVNEIIFWLTGYDEQSLQQQIIDEVDLETFFKQAPHINPNASLIKGVICGYRVEEIEDELMRQIRYLDKLIDELAKGKAMQKILRE; translated from the coding sequence ATGGAGAAACCGCGAATTTTTGCAATGTCTTTTTCCAGCATCTATCCGCTCTATCTACAAAAAGCAGAGAAAAAAGGAAGAACCCAAAAAGAAGTAAATGAAATCATTTTTTGGCTTACCGGTTATGATGAACAGTCATTACAACAACAAATAATTGATGAAGTGGATCTGGAAACCTTCTTCAAACAAGCACCTCATATTAATCCCAATGCTTCACTTATCAAAGGAGTAATTTGTGGATATCGGGTAGAAGAAATAGAGGATGAATTAATGCGGCAAATCCGATATTTGGATAAACTAATTGACGAGTTGGCTAAAGGTAAAGCAATGCAGAAAATATTAAGAGAGTGA
- a CDS encoding recombinase family protein: MVYIPYGFVQKQDGIFVEPQQAEVVKEIFQRYLNGDSLGGIADFLFRHGISSPTGQEKWTRPAISKLLSNAKYIGYIISFEDYFAVQVDKGNRSNIDEDTNQRKATRYSSQNVLSSLLVCVECGAHYRRIPRPSGEVVWRCANKVEHGKKICQNAPSLSKDVIKEYLCTALNMAEWDEEAIKSAIERILIRHDGGLEIEYKHEMRHDLEY, translated from the coding sequence ATGGTATATATCCCATATGGTTTTGTTCAGAAGCAGGATGGTATCTTTGTAGAACCTCAGCAGGCAGAGGTAGTAAAAGAAATCTTTCAGCGGTATTTAAACGGTGATAGCTTGGGTGGTATCGCGGATTTTCTTTTTAGACACGGGATCTCTTCCCCAACCGGGCAGGAAAAATGGACACGACCGGCGATCAGTAAACTTTTGTCCAACGCTAAGTATATCGGCTATATTATCAGCTTCGAGGATTACTTCGCCGTTCAAGTCGACAAGGGAAACCGTAGCAACATAGATGAAGATACCAACCAGAGGAAGGCCACTCGGTACAGTTCACAGAATGTACTGAGTAGTCTTTTGGTTTGTGTGGAATGTGGCGCTCATTATCGGCGCATCCCCCGCCCTTCCGGCGAGGTAGTCTGGCGCTGCGCCAATAAAGTCGAGCATGGAAAGAAGATTTGTCAAAACGCACCGTCTCTCAGTAAAGACGTAATTAAGGAATATCTTTGCACGGCACTTAACATGGCGGAATGGGATGAGGAAGCTATCAAAAGCGCTATTGAACGAATCCTGATTCGACATGATGGCGGGTTAGAAATCGAGTATAAACACGAAATGAGGCATGATTTGGAATATTAA
- a CDS encoding KilA-N domain-containing protein produces MTEAEKRRAEAIWTYRISQEKVLKSLVEKGIFTQEHADYMSDHLFEQLNLLDVPGSHLSSIGEKMVDANWGHSPYISLTDIAREKNGKSPGYLVQSWLRNSNTIEYLRLWEKRFNPNFLDDECEKLIQTIRTSSATLTPKIWISATKAVGIESKAGKNGGTMAHPEIAEAFRAWLFPEVMLEMVKRYRSYQLESDESPAHGNEAES; encoded by the coding sequence ATGACTGAAGCTGAAAAACGGCGTGCTGAAGCAATTTGGACGTATAGGATATCACAGGAAAAAGTTTTGAAGAGCCTTGTCGAGAAGGGAATCTTTACACAAGAACACGCGGACTATATGTCTGATCATCTCTTTGAACAACTGAATCTGTTGGATGTCCCCGGTTCCCATCTATCTTCTATTGGAGAAAAGATGGTCGATGCCAATTGGGGACACAGTCCTTATATATCACTTACGGATATCGCACGAGAAAAGAATGGGAAATCTCCAGGGTACCTTGTTCAAAGTTGGCTGCGCAACAGCAATACCATTGAGTATTTAAGACTATGGGAAAAAAGGTTTAATCCAAACTTTCTTGATGATGAGTGTGAAAAGCTCATCCAAACCATTCGGACAAGCAGCGCTACCCTAACGCCAAAGATATGGATCAGTGCTACTAAGGCAGTCGGAATCGAATCAAAAGCAGGCAAGAATGGCGGAACAATGGCACATCCAGAAATAGCTGAAGCATTTCGTGCTTGGCTGTTTCCAGAGGTGATGCTGGAGATGGTGAAAAGGTATAGGAGTTATCAGCTTGAATCGGATGAATCACCAGCTCATGGGAACGAGGCTGAATCTTGA
- the catA gene encoding type A chloramphenicol O-acetyltransferase, translating to MKFIEVEMEQWARKKHYEHYSKHVRCSYSLTVEIDISGLLTGLKAKGRKAYPAQIYMLSAVANQFQEFRMSTNEEKRLGYWDVINPMYTVLNRETETFSAIWTKYDSCFHRFYRACLEDATQYANGVLFPQDNLPPNIFNISSIPWLDFTAFNLNVPSQDNYLLPIFTIGKYRKEKGKTLMPLAIQCHHAVCDGLHVGRFIDALRYMAVNWDEWL from the coding sequence ATGAAATTTATTGAAGTAGAAATGGAGCAATGGGCGAGAAAAAAACATTACGAGCATTACAGCAAACATGTTCGCTGTTCCTATAGCCTGACGGTGGAGATTGATATTTCCGGTCTGCTGACCGGCTTAAAGGCAAAAGGGCGGAAAGCCTATCCGGCGCAAATTTATATGCTGTCAGCAGTGGCGAATCAATTTCAGGAGTTCCGAATGTCCACAAATGAAGAAAAGCGTTTAGGATATTGGGATGTAATCAACCCTATGTATACGGTTTTGAATCGGGAAACAGAAACCTTTTCCGCAATATGGACGAAGTATGACAGCTGCTTCCACAGGTTTTATCGCGCGTGTTTGGAAGATGCCACACAGTATGCGAACGGCGTTCTTTTTCCCCAAGACAATCTGCCGCCCAACATTTTCAATATTTCCAGTATCCCGTGGCTGGATTTTACGGCGTTCAATCTAAATGTTCCTTCACAAGATAACTATCTTTTGCCTATCTTCACGATTGGAAAATATAGAAAAGAAAAGGGCAAGACGCTAATGCCTCTTGCCATACAATGTCATCATGCAGTTTGCGACGGTCTTCATGTGGGGAGGTTTATAGATGCGTTGCGTTATATGGCAGTGAATTGGGACGAATGGCTTTGA
- a CDS encoding NfeD family protein, producing the protein MVTGGVVALVILGLSFLFLEIFIPGGILGIAGLILLSAGIFLTAESALHGVAYVSTMLLILGILVALSFRFPRTRRFWKRFSLNAKQSNQEGYVAPTVDLESYIGCEGVAISPLRPAGTADFDGKRLDVVTEGGFIETHSRVKVIDVEGTRVVVRQVS; encoded by the coding sequence ATGGTAACAGGTGGAGTTGTGGCGCTGGTTATTTTAGGCTTATCTTTTTTGTTTTTGGAGATTTTTATTCCTGGTGGAATTCTGGGCATAGCAGGACTGATTCTTTTATCGGCAGGAATTTTCCTGACGGCAGAATCGGCTTTGCATGGGGTGGCATATGTCAGTACGATGCTGCTCATCCTGGGAATCCTTGTGGCTTTGAGCTTTCGCTTTCCCCGCACCCGGCGGTTCTGGAAGCGGTTTTCCTTAAATGCCAAGCAATCCAATCAAGAAGGTTATGTTGCTCCCACCGTGGATCTGGAGAGTTATATCGGTTGCGAAGGCGTGGCTATCAGCCCTTTGCGTCCAGCCGGAACAGCAGATTTTGACGGCAAGAGACTGGATGTTGTTACGGAAGGAGGTTTCATTGAAACTCACAGCCGTGTCAAGGTTATTGATGTAGAAGGGACACGGGTTGTGGTTCGGCAAGTGTCTTAG
- a CDS encoding aldo/keto reductase: MNQKKILREILLPDGTKLPKLGQGTWYMGEKSRLWQQEVKALAMGIEYGMTLIDTAEMYGEGAAEELVGEAIKPYDRETLHIVSKVYPHHAGRKTIFKSCEASLKRLGLDYLDLYLLHWRGNIPLAETVECMNELVAQGKIKHWGVSNFDTEDMEELWQTPGGERCATNQVLYHLNSRGTEYDLQPWLKAHQLPMMAYCPMAHNLSTRQRIAQNPVVQEIAQNYGLTVEQILLYFVLGQENIMAIPKASQLDHVKDNARVYDISIHEEDWQRINLAFPAPQHKTYLDIL, encoded by the coding sequence ATGAATCAGAAAAAGATCCTCCGGGAAATCCTTCTGCCCGATGGAACCAAACTGCCCAAACTCGGCCAGGGGACCTGGTATATGGGGGAGAAAAGCCGGCTCTGGCAGCAAGAGGTCAAAGCCCTGGCCATGGGAATCGAGTACGGAATGACCTTGATCGATACGGCTGAGATGTATGGAGAGGGAGCGGCTGAGGAACTGGTAGGAGAAGCGATCAAGCCTTATGATCGGGAAACCCTTCATATCGTCTCGAAAGTCTACCCTCATCATGCCGGGCGCAAGACGATCTTCAAAAGCTGTGAGGCTTCTTTAAAGCGTCTTGGCCTGGACTATCTTGATCTGTATCTGCTCCACTGGCGGGGAAATATCCCCCTTGCAGAGACTGTGGAGTGCATGAACGAATTAGTGGCCCAAGGAAAGATCAAGCATTGGGGCGTATCCAACTTTGATACGGAGGATATGGAAGAGCTTTGGCAAACACCGGGAGGGGAGCGGTGTGCAACCAATCAAGTGCTCTACCACTTAAATTCCCGGGGAACTGAATATGATTTGCAGCCCTGGCTCAAAGCGCATCAGCTGCCGATGATGGCTTACTGCCCCATGGCTCATAACCTGAGTACACGGCAAAGAATAGCCCAAAATCCAGTAGTTCAGGAGATTGCCCAAAACTATGGCCTGACTGTAGAGCAGATACTCCTTTACTTTGTCTTGGGGCAGGAGAATATCATGGCCATACCCAAGGCGTCTCAGCTCGACCATGTCAAGGATAATGCCCGGGTTTACGATATCTCGATCCATGAGGAAGATTGGCAAAGAATTAATCTCGCTTTTCCGGCTCCCCAACATAAAACTTACTTGGATATATTATAA
- a CDS encoding lipoate--protein ligase, whose protein sequence is MSCPVKTQIVLSDSFDPWHNLALEEFLLHKVEKDQILLYLWQNQNTVVIGRNQNPWQECRCTLLEQDGGKLARRLSGGGAVFHDLGNLNFTFIMDRELYDLHKQLQVILDGVNSLGIQAEFTGRNDLTVEGKKFSGNAFYFEKDKAYHHGTVLVHVDGEKVGKYLQVSKEKMAAKGVQSVQSRITNLRNYLPDLSIEEMKGTLMESFQSLYGACPEPLRIKDTEYDLGELYEKYASWDWRYGKTPQFDLVLETRFPWGGIELGFTLRQGKIIGSTIYSDAMNAHLIQEISASFLNRTLNSAELLLALESLQVQEEDQMILQDMKEWIGEKVKNV, encoded by the coding sequence ATGTCTTGCCCGGTAAAAACTCAAATTGTGCTGTCTGATTCTTTTGACCCTTGGCACAATCTGGCCTTGGAAGAATTCCTTTTACATAAGGTGGAGAAAGATCAGATCCTCCTTTATCTATGGCAAAATCAAAACACTGTAGTTATCGGAAGAAATCAAAATCCCTGGCAGGAATGCCGCTGTACTCTCCTTGAACAAGATGGAGGAAAACTTGCCCGTCGCCTTTCCGGGGGAGGAGCAGTTTTTCATGATTTAGGCAATCTCAATTTTACTTTTATCATGGATCGGGAGCTTTATGATTTGCATAAACAGCTCCAGGTTATCTTAGATGGAGTAAACAGTTTAGGGATTCAAGCCGAGTTTACCGGCCGCAACGATCTGACTGTGGAGGGAAAAAAGTTTTCGGGGAATGCCTTCTATTTTGAAAAAGATAAAGCATACCACCACGGTACAGTTCTTGTTCATGTGGACGGGGAAAAAGTGGGGAAGTACCTTCAGGTATCCAAGGAAAAAATGGCGGCCAAGGGAGTACAGTCGGTTCAATCCCGGATCACCAACCTCCGCAATTATTTGCCGGATTTGTCCATTGAGGAGATGAAGGGGACTCTGATGGAGAGCTTTCAAAGCCTCTACGGTGCCTGCCCGGAACCGCTGCGGATAAAGGACACAGAGTATGACCTGGGCGAGCTTTATGAAAAATACGCTTCCTGGGATTGGCGCTACGGTAAAACGCCCCAATTTGACCTTGTGCTGGAAACCCGTTTTCCCTGGGGAGGGATAGAATTAGGCTTTACTCTGCGCCAAGGCAAGATTATTGGCTCAACCATCTATTCCGATGCCATGAATGCACACCTCATCCAGGAGATCAGTGCTTCATTTCTTAACCGAACGCTAAACAGTGCTGAATTGCTCCTTGCTTTAGAGTCACTTCAGGTTCAGGAAGAAGATCAGATGATTCTTCAGGATATGAAAGAATGGATTGGCGAAAAGGTGAAAAACGTTTAA
- a CDS encoding DUF6544 family protein: protein MGKILLVILAIILMIFIVCAVVTTIAKLRFAQRVAEEVDQFYKGIENTQGTVQLSELEKLPPAVQKWLRHSQVVGKERVIAARTKQDISLRLKADQPWMKGEVEQYFRMAEPGFIWYADIQMAPLFHISGRDKYVDGHGRMLIKALSLFTVADGQGKEIDQGSLLRYLAEMMWSPAAALNDYIQWRELSDTSAEATMSYEGVTASGIFTFNEQGETLGFEAERYGEFDGEYRLETWVCAIQEHQEFNGVIVPFQGDLIWKLDSGDFHWYHFQVKELEYNKPFPYQ from the coding sequence GTGGGAAAAATTCTTCTTGTTATTCTCGCCATAATTCTCATGATTTTCATAGTCTGTGCCGTTGTAACCACAATTGCTAAACTTCGATTTGCCCAAAGGGTCGCTGAGGAAGTTGACCAATTTTATAAGGGAATAGAAAATACCCAAGGGACCGTGCAGCTTTCTGAGCTTGAGAAACTTCCCCCTGCTGTTCAAAAATGGCTTCGGCATTCTCAGGTTGTGGGAAAAGAGCGGGTGATAGCCGCAAGGACAAAACAGGATATAAGTTTAAGATTAAAGGCCGATCAGCCTTGGATGAAGGGGGAGGTCGAACAGTATTTTCGCATGGCCGAACCTGGGTTTATATGGTATGCCGATATTCAAATGGCGCCTTTGTTCCATATATCAGGCCGGGATAAGTATGTTGACGGACATGGTCGGATGCTGATCAAAGCACTGTCCCTGTTCACTGTAGCCGACGGCCAGGGGAAGGAAATCGATCAAGGGTCTCTCCTGCGCTATCTCGCTGAGATGATGTGGTCTCCCGCAGCGGCTTTAAATGATTATATTCAGTGGCGGGAGCTAAGCGATACATCGGCTGAAGCAACCATGAGTTATGAAGGGGTAACTGCTTCAGGAATCTTCACCTTTAATGAGCAGGGTGAAACACTTGGCTTCGAAGCTGAACGCTATGGAGAATTTGATGGTGAATACCGTCTGGAGACATGGGTTTGTGCCATCCAAGAGCATCAGGAGTTTAATGGAGTGATTGTTCCTTTCCAAGGAGATCTCATCTGGAAACTGGATTCGGGTGATTTCCACTGGTATCATTTTCAGGTCAAAGAGCTGGAATACAATAAGCCTTTTCCATATCAGTGA
- a CDS encoding SRPBCC family protein: protein MVFYFETAYEGNRYPHYGRFLRLMPGQLVELTWLTGAEGTKGAETVVTVELKEVEGGTILRLNQAGFSDEESRDKHKQAWPLVLAQLEDRLMKVSHS, encoded by the coding sequence ATTGTTTTCTACTTTGAAACAGCCTATGAGGGGAATCGTTATCCTCACTATGGTCGTTTTCTTAGACTTATGCCTGGCCAACTGGTTGAACTTACATGGCTAACGGGTGCTGAGGGAACCAAAGGTGCTGAAACGGTTGTGACTGTGGAATTAAAAGAGGTTGAGGGTGGAACAATATTACGATTAAATCAGGCAGGGTTTTCAGATGAAGAATCGAGGGATAAGCACAAACAAGCATGGCCTTTGGTTCTTGCTCAATTGGAGGATAGGTTGATGAAGGTTTCTCATAGTTAA
- a CDS encoding cupin domain-containing protein, with the protein MNKFIFNDYFHEPQGKIAKRMLFKSDNVIAFVLNIAKGEILPGHTHLESTLFLQVMEGNAKVVTDGNETSLQVGELMQVDGQESLQVINIGEGVLRLYVTISPMGSEAFATDANV; encoded by the coding sequence ATGAATAAGTTCATTTTCAATGATTATTTTCATGAGCCCCAAGGCAAAATCGCCAAGCGGATGCTTTTCAAAAGCGATAATGTCATTGCCTTTGTTCTAAACATTGCAAAAGGGGAAATACTACCGGGACACACCCATCTGGAATCCACCCTTTTCCTGCAGGTCATGGAGGGAAATGCCAAGGTTGTCACGGATGGCAATGAGACCTCGTTGCAAGTGGGTGAGTTAATGCAGGTTGATGGGCAGGAAAGCCTGCAGGTTATAAACATCGGCGAAGGGGTCTTGCGCCTTTACGTCACAATTTCACCAATGGGTTCAGAGGCTTTTGCAACAGATGCCAATGTTTAA
- the floA gene encoding flotillin-like protein FloA (flotillin-like protein involved in membrane lipid rafts) — protein sequence MNMPIEVLMPIILLALAFILISVIFTFIPVGLWISALAAGVNVGIFTLVGMRLRRVTPSRIVNPLIKAHKAGLSVTTAQLEAHYLAGGNVDRVVNALIAAERAAIPLQFVRAAAIDLAGRDVLEAVQMSVNPKVIETPIVSAVAKNGIELRVKARVTVRANIDRLVGGAGEETIIARVGEGIVTSIGSSQSHEQVLENPDMVSRTVLAKGLDSGTAFEILSIDIADVDVGKNIGAQLQTDQAEADKRIAQAKAEERRAMAVAREQEMIAYVQEMRAKVVEAESEVPRALAEALKEGKLGVMDYYNMQNIMADTSMRDNIARSSSSNTDSNPKK from the coding sequence ATGAATATGCCAATTGAAGTTTTAATGCCAATCATTCTTTTAGCGTTAGCTTTTATTCTCATCAGTGTCATCTTTACCTTTATTCCGGTAGGTCTCTGGATTTCAGCTTTAGCTGCAGGTGTTAATGTAGGAATCTTTACTTTAGTCGGGATGCGGTTAAGACGTGTTACTCCTTCCCGGATCGTCAATCCTTTAATTAAAGCCCATAAAGCGGGTTTAAGTGTGACCACGGCTCAACTGGAAGCCCATTATTTGGCCGGCGGTAATGTAGACAGAGTCGTCAATGCTTTGATTGCAGCAGAACGTGCAGCTATTCCTCTCCAATTTGTAAGGGCAGCCGCTATTGATCTGGCGGGTCGTGATGTATTGGAAGCAGTCCAAATGTCCGTTAACCCTAAAGTCATTGAAACACCCATTGTCTCCGCTGTGGCTAAGAATGGTATTGAGCTTCGTGTTAAAGCCCGGGTAACCGTGCGGGCCAACATCGACCGTCTCGTCGGTGGAGCGGGGGAAGAAACCATTATCGCCCGTGTCGGAGAGGGAATTGTCACCAGTATCGGTTCTTCCCAGTCCCATGAGCAAGTCCTGGAAAACCCGGACATGGTATCCCGTACGGTTTTGGCCAAAGGCTTGGATTCAGGAACGGCCTTCGAGATTCTTTCCATTGATATTGCCGATGTGGATGTGGGTAAGAATATCGGTGCCCAACTGCAAACAGACCAAGCGGAGGCAGATAAGCGCATTGCTCAGGCCAAGGCTGAAGAGCGCCGTGCTATGGCGGTAGCAAGAGAGCAGGAAATGATTGCCTATGTTCAAGAAATGCGTGCCAAAGTTGTTGAAGCCGAATCTGAAGTGCCCAGAGCTTTAGCGGAAGCATTAAAAGAAGGTAAACTGGGAGTTATGGATTATTACAATATGCAAAATATTATGGCTGATACGAGTATGCGGGATAACATTGCCCGTTCCAGCAGCTCCAACACTGACTCCAACCCGAAAAAGTAG